The Martelella endophytica genome contains the following window.
TCTGCCGTCAGCCGATTGACCGCCTTTGGCCTTCTGAGGCCGAAGAGGCCACGGGTCTCCTGGTGGTCGAGCGTGGAAAGCGCGATATTGTCGCCGGCAGTCGCGCCCAGCATCAACCCCTCCTCCTTGCGGTCGGAAGGAAGGTAGAAGATGCCGTCCTTCAGGAGTTTTGCCAGCGGCGCTCCTGTTACATCGCGGCCCTTATAGGTGACGCTTCCGGCCGCAATGCCGCCAAGGCCGATGGCAGCCCGGAAGGCGCGGGACTTGCCGCAGCCGACGAGACCGGCAACGCCTAGTACCTCGCCGCGGCGGACATCGATATCGACGCCTTCGACGCCAGCCGCCTTCAGGCCGCGGATCTTGAGCACGGGTTCTGCTTCAGGATTTGCGGCAATCGCCGGATAGATCTCGCTGATCGCCCGGCCCGTCATCATCTCAACCAGCGCATTGTGGTCGAGGTCGCGGGCGCCGACGGTGCCAACAAGCTTGCCATCACGCAGAACCGTGATCCGGTCGGCGATCTGGGTGAACTCCTGGATACGGTGGGAGATATAGATAATGCCGGTTCCCGCCGCTTTCGCGTTGCGCACGAGGCGGAACAACTCCTTGGTCTCACGTTCTGTCAGCGACGCAGTCGGCTCATCGAGAATCAAAATCTTGGCGCGGGCATGGATGGCTTTCGCAATTTCCACCATCTGCTGCTCGGCGCGCGACAGGCTCAACACCTGACGGCGAACATCGAGCGCGAAGCCCATTTCATCGAAAATCTCCTGCGCACGATGGCGCATGGCGGCGTGGTCGATCAGCATGCCCGTCAGCGGCTCGTCGCCGAGGAAGATGTTTTCGGCAACAGTGCGCGTCGGCACCAGCGAAAACTCCTGAAAAACCGCGCCAATGCCGGCTGCCCGCGCATCCCGCGCGGAGGAAAAATGCACCGAATGCCCGTCGATCAGCACTTCGCCTTCGCTCGGCTTGTACACGCCAGCGAGAATGGAAATCAGCGTCGATTTGCCGGCGCCGTTTTCGCCGAAGAGCACGTGGACCTCGCCCGCCTCAAGGCTGAAGTCGACATTATCGAGCGCCTTGACGCCCGGAAACTGTTTCGAAATACCGCTCATACGCACGAGCGGAATGGC
Protein-coding sequences here:
- a CDS encoding sugar ABC transporter ATP-binding protein yields the protein MAEKAIPLVRMSGISKQFPGVKALDNVDFSLEAGEVHVLFGENGAGKSTLISILAGVYKPSEGEVLIDGHSVHFSSARDARAAGIGAVFQEFSLVPTRTVAENIFLGDEPLTGMLIDHAAMRHRAQEIFDEMGFALDVRRQVLSLSRAEQQMVEIAKAIHARAKILILDEPTASLTERETKELFRLVRNAKAAGTGIIYISHRIQEFTQIADRITVLRDGKLVGTVGARDLDHNALVEMMTGRAISEIYPAIAANPEAEPVLKIRGLKAAGVEGVDIDVRRGEVLGVAGLVGCGKSRAFRAAIGLGGIAAGSVTYKGRDVTGAPLAKLLKDGIFYLPSDRKEEGLMLGATAGDNIALSTLDHQETRGLFGLRRPKAVNRLTAEIGGRVDLSDAYLARTASKLSGGNQQKILFGKGLASDRDVYIFDEPTVGVDVGTRAALYQLIKQICEAGKAVVVISSDLPEAMNLAHRMLVFSQGRISASLSGDEIEEETILKAFFHEERQTA